Below is a genomic region from Acinetobacter tibetensis.
TATTGCTCTTCAGTGACTTCATTTTTACTGCGTGTCCATAAAGCACTGGCCGAGTTAATCGCTTCCCATTCATCGGTTTTGACCATCTGACCGCCTTTCGGTGTTTCACCTTCGGCTACTTCTTCTTCCTGCCAAACCTCTTTTTGCATTTCAATTGGCAGGCTAATATGGTCGGAATATTTGTTAATGATTTGCTTAACTTTATAACTTTCTAAATAATCTAAAGCATCTTCACGTAAGTGCAAAATAATGTCTGTACCACGGGTTGCTTTTTCAATTTGCTCAACTTCAAAGTCCCCTGTACCACCACTGATCCAGCGTACCGCTTCATTCTCAGGTGTACCTGCGTGGCGCGATTCAACCGTAATCTTATCCGCAACAATAAAGCCCGAATAGAATCCGACACCAAACTGACCAATCAACTGTGCATCGGCTTTTTGATCGCCCGTCAACTTCGACATAAAGTCCTTGGTGCCCGACTTAGCAATCGTTCCAAGGTTATCAATCGCTTCTTGTTGTGTCAGACCAATACCGTTATCAGAAATAGTCAGTGTTTTTTGTTCTTTATCTAAAATGACCCGCACATGTAAATTTGGGTCATTTTCATAAAATTCAGGGTGATTAATACCTTCAAAACGCAGTTTATCGCAGGCATCCGAAGCATTCGAAATTAACTCACGCAAAAAGATTTCTGGATTTGAATAAAGTGAGTGAGTCACCAAATGGAGTAATTGCGCTACTTCAGCCTGAAAGCTATGTTTTTGTGTATTGTGTTCGTTCATACAACCTTCCTCGAATTCATTCACACAGTGTTTTTATCAGATGCTTAATGAATTGGAGTGACTCGATGATTTTTCAATAGCAAGTGTTCTTTTTTTAATCATTTATATTTTTTAATACGGTCCACGTTGATAAATCTGCTGTAAATATAAATCCAATCGTTGCTGCCGCATGGCATACACATCGTTTAAACAACGCAGATTATCGCGACATTGGTCACGTAAACGCAGCCATTTCACTTGCTCATCCTGAATCACAGAACGTGTTCCCATAGGCACCAACCGTTTTAAAATATTATAACTTGTTGCCATTTTCACATCGGCATCATTCAAGCTAAGCT
It encodes:
- a CDS encoding lysozyme inhibitor LprI family protein codes for the protein MRILKITLLILSSLTAMGSYAASFDCARAATVTEHKICNQLSLNDADVKMATSYNILKRLVPMGTRSVIQDEQVKWLRLRDQCRDNLRCLNDVYAMRQQRLDLYLQQIYQRGPY